From the genome of Scleropages formosus chromosome 25, fSclFor1.1, whole genome shotgun sequence:
TTTCTCAACAAATCTGTTCCAACATGGCCTCAACAGCTATAGTGATTTCGTTGGAACTAACAGTTATTTTGTATATTGGAAGGAaacatagtttacatttattcatttagcagatgcttttatccaaagcaatgtacatttcagagaaatacaatttgtgcattacattagaagaaagagagacacagttgtagacgtgtgattcccaagtaaactttgtttgtttccactatatgcaccaatgttcatcgcatgagtaggtgcataaaccTCAGAATAGATGATAGAAGTCCAAAAGAGCTGACTTAtcaagtatatatatatatacacacatatatacacactatatatgtatgtataattaaaatacGGAGGAAAGTTATATTTGTAAACCAGAGAAAAGGATAagaaaattagaatttttttcgAAACTTTCCATTGGTGGGACTTTTATTGATATTGTAAGTGCATAGGAAAAGAGATGTAAGGCCAgctgtcttacatttacattaatgtcTCAGAGAAAAACTGTTgcagattaataataataataataataataataataactctgTAGGCGGTTTGCTGTTGCACAGGCAAGGAGACCACTACACGCATTTGTGCTCAATATAACACACATCTGAACATTGTGTGTATGAAACTGAAATCAATTCAATAGCTTTAGCCAGAGCGCTAGTGATAGGCATAGAAAGAGCAGCCTTTGTTAGCATTTTTCGGGTCGttgtcattctttttttaattctcccACAAGCCTTGGATGCTGCTTAGAGTTCAAACTTTGGTCGTTCGACCCACATCCAGCCGTAGAACCCTTGAATAAGTTTCTTACTCCAGTGAAATCAGAATGGCCCAGCTGTACTACAtgatgggtaagtaactgtaggtagaaaagcactggaagtcactttgaagaaaaaaagaccgATGACGATGTTTATTTAAACCGCATTTAGACCGCAAGCGTCTAAGGTAAAGCGCATAACAGCAACCTCTGAGTCTGGTTGCCGTTCGGTTCGGTTCCAAATGACCGCAATTGGGTTCAGTTTGAAGCGCAGCTGTGCGGGTAAACCACAAGCTCGCTGGTGTAACACGGGCAAGTTTGAGACTACGTAGCTCCATCCGGTTTAAACTAGTTCTAATGAGGGGGAGACAGAGCGAGACAGACACCCACCCCCATTATTACCGCTTAGTCCTCCGGTATCCCACAATTCCCGTGTTCGCAGAGACACTCGGTGGTCTCGCACCGCTATCCCACAGTTCCCCGGGGCACGATGGCGGAGGCCGGTGCCGCGAGCCCTCAGTCTCCGCGCTTCACCGAGAGGCTCAAGCGGTGTGTCTGCTGCTCGTGGCcgtgcgtgtgcgcgctttGGGTGGCCGCGCTGCTCGCTCTCGTGTGCGCGCTGCGGAGCCCCCTGAAGCTGCAGGAGGCGCTGTCTGCTGGTAACGACCACGCTCGACGTTGTTGTCAGTCAGTTGTGTGCGCGCGAagcaaagactgaaaaaaagagaCTGTGTCCGCAGCGGAGGAGGAGCTATCTTGTTTTACACCGCGGCTTCTGCACTTTGTgcgctctgtctgtctgtgtttccgCACCACGTGACTTGATGAAGGGAGATGTTGTTGAATTATTATTTCGGTTACGATCGATGTTCATGAAAGAAACAGTGAGTGTACTGTACTGAGACTGAGTGTAAACTACCCGAGGCGCGGTACCGTTACCCAGCAGCTGTGATCCACATCTACAAGTACGTTTTCCGCTTGACAcagtgtgtcgctttggagaaaagcgagctgatgatgatgatgatgataataataataataataataataataaacagtagTAAATGTACAGTAGCAGTGAATCAGCCTGTGGTATTATACGACCTTGTCCAAGGGCCCTGATTGGTCCAGATTGTCACGTGACACGCGGAGGCGGGGCTCTGCTTACAGTGGCCGGGCTGCTCACGTGTTTCTCACTGGTTAAGATGTTACTACATTATGTTTTGGTGACGTGGCCTGAGGCTCCCTTCATTTCTGTACTCTTCAGAAGGCTCTGGAGTGTGTGTGGCCACAACCGCCTCTCACACTGAGTCCTGTTGTAGTGGAGTGGAATGGAGTGGAATGGAGTGGAGCGGAATGGAATGAAATAGAACGGACAGATAGACCTTCCCCTTTCAGGTTGATGCGGTACTAATGAGCTCCACAGTTCACCTGTATATGGAGACAAGCGTCAGAGTGTTAGACATGCAAcacacagtaaaacagagtaTTTCGGTCTATTTCATGCTTCCTGTTGAATCGCGTGTTCCATCGAAGAGTTCCAGTATTGGGTGGTAAAGTGAGCACGGTGAACTAGTGTTCAAATCAGTTTCCAACAGTTGTGTTTCATCTCTTTGGTTCCCTTTCACTGCTATTTGAAGCAGAGAGTAAGGCGCAATTAAAGGGTGTTGTGATGCGCATATTTCTCACCTTATACTTCCTGCTctttgtaaatatattgtaGAGTCTTCAGAGGAAATCTTTGCTGAAGTTGAACACTGTTTTACTCAACATCATGTACtggctaataataatagtaaaaataataggTAAGAACCTAATTAAAACACTGATGTCAAAAGTGAATATGTGGAATACAGGCCaacaggtggcatggtgactAGAGCTCACTAACAGTCATACAGCACTGCTTTGGATCCCACTTTATGCgtaactgatatagtaaaaattacccagctgtataagaaCTGCGTAAATGGTTGTAAATAACATAACAATGagagtcactctggagaaaagcgtgaggtAAGTGAATTAATAGTAATCCTGCGATAGGAATGAATGTGCTGatgtgggagaaaagcatctgtgcaATGAATAGATGTCGAAGTAAATGTACTGTCGCTAACGGTGATGATTGGCTGAGAACCACCCTAATACTGACAAAGTGCCGTAGCTGGTTCTATTATGTCAGAAGTATGGTAATAACGTATAGTCAGTGTGATGCCGCCAAGGGACAAAGATGAGTAAAAGGGTGTAAGCAGCTGACAGTGTTGCAGTACGTTTTATTCACTGTGAAGGTTGTAGTGAATTACAATGCAGTATATAAGAATAGCAATAGAAGGAGGCAGTTGACAGTACGGTGTAGCTGTGACGTTGATGAACTCTGTTTCTCGCTGTTTGCCAAAGCATCCGTGTTCCTGAACACGCTGACGCCCAAGTTCTACGTGGCGCTCACGGGGACGTCGTCGCTCATCTCGGGCCTCATACTGGTGAGTCATAGCGGAGCTGCGCATCCTGGCACGTCCACCTTGGGAACGCTTGCATGTACCCGGTCCATGTCCAGTCTTGCTTCTGGCACCAGTCATGGCGTCAGGCTAGTTCTCATGATTCtttgcagtgttttcagtttCGCCGGGAGTCCTCCTTGATTTATGTTTCACCTCAACGTTTCCGCTTTCCACAGATATTCGAGTGGTGCTACTTCCGCAAGTACGGCACCTCCTTCATAGAGCAGGTCTCTGTGAGCCACCTGCGCCCCCTGCTCAGTGGGGGGGAGGGCGGCCCCAGCCCTGCAGGCCTCTTCTCAGTCAGTGGGGACAGCGAGTCGAGGCCCAGCGTTTCAGGTATCGCCTCTTGTCATGCTTCTCCGTGCTTCTTCACGATTCCATTGGGCCAGGTGCAGTTCATTCACACggctcttttctttttcagaatgcAAAGTGTGGAGGAACCCGCTGAATTTGTTCAGAGGATCAGAATACAGCAGGTATGCCCCCgccaaaaaaaacccccaagCTGTCTGCTCAGTGAACTCACGCAAGACTGGAAGGCTTCTCATcgttcattttgtttgtaacaccTACGTTGCTGTCAGCCAGGGCTCCATTCTATAGAACTCTCTCATGTGATACGGAGAAGTAGTGTGTGGCAGTTCttcttttaacacttttcttcaagctGCATGAAAGTTAAAATTGCTGACAATAAAAGTGCTTCCATgtcagcatggtggcacagcaagtagtgctgctgtctcgcagcgcttgggtggtgtgagagaatgtaggttcgatccccactgtgttgagcctgtgtggagttagcatgttctccccgagtctgtgtgggtttcctctaggtccttcggtttcctcctacagtccaaagacatactgttcaggttcccccatagtgtgcgagtgacacagagagagtgtgttccattgatgtatggatgagtgacccagtgtaagtagtgtatctagtagtgtaagtcactttggtgaataaggtgtgtgggctgacaacactacatagtatccattgtaagtcgctttggagaaaagcgtttgctaaataaataaatgtaaatgtccaaaTATTGGCCTGTTCACGCATTCAGCTTGTGCAGCGTTGTTCATGTTCCTCTTTGAACTGTCTTCTTTCCTCTGCTTTCGTCTCCCTGGTAACACTATACCTCTTCGTACCGGTGCTGTTGGAATGATGGAGGCTGACCAAAGTGCACAGAAGTCAGGAGCCCTGAGGAAAAAAGCTCAGTTGAGGCACTTGGGGGGGCTCTTCACCCACTCACAGGCTCGGCATGTGAACACACGTCACATCGCTTAAATACAAAGTGAAATTTGAGGCAACTTTAGCTTGAGGAAATATGTCATTTAAGAAAGATGTGGGGGAAGGTTCTCAGACCAGTCATTTGTGAGCTGATGGGCCAGCTTTCATTCTTTATATACTCTACTGTAGGTGATACAGCctttatgttttacttttttgagaAGACCAAAGTTACTTTTCCACTTGAGTCCTTTGAACACTTGAATGCCAGTGTTGGTTCTGACTGTAAGGACTGGACTTGTCAGAGGTATGTTTTCTACAGAGAACTAGAACATCACCCTGGATACgtgtccccacccccatccACCATAGGGAACAGTTGTTTTTACTTCTTTGGAACCCCAAGCCCCTATGAATGAGCGACTGGTTTCAGCGTGACAACACAGTTTGTGGTGCCACCCGCAAGAGTAGGGTAAATGGGTGTGCGGCGCTGCAGAACCTCCAGTCATACAGCGAATGCACTAACAAGGCCCCTGGGAGACTACGTACACATGTGTGTCCTGTCCTTGTTGACCTCAGGTACACATGGGTGACGGGCAAGGAGCCGCTGACTTACTATGACATGAACCTCTCAGCACAAGACCATCAGACATTTTTTAGCTGTGAcacccagcagcagctcagGCCCGAAGATGCAGGTTTGTCTCCTTTTACCTCACATTTTCCCTTTTGTGAAACTACTCATGTTCCTTCCCCCTCAGTCCTGCACTCATTTGCATGCCCGTGAGCTACTGTAGCTTCTCCCTATTAGTGGACACCCATCACTAAGAGCTGCATTGTGCTCCTGCAAAACTCTTGTAGTGATTGCtggcaagaaagaaaaaaaaaatagtagcaatgtgttgctccctcctttcTGCACATactactttttttaaacatgctgtGCACCTCTCTTCTCCACATTCATGTCAGTACAGCTAGTGACAATGTGAGCATTTGCTTCATGAGCAAAGGCCAGCTGTTGTGCACTTGAAAGATGAACAAACAGCTGgatatgaatttatttacagaGAGGGAAACAATACAAAGTTTATGCaagaaacaaaactaaacaAGAAAGTAACATGAGAATGatgggaaaaaagcacaacaCTAATTCAACAACTGCACAAATAGTTCAACGGGGATATCTTTGGGTAAAACTTGTATAATTCCCTCTTGCTTACATGAACACTTGAGATGTTTCTGCAGTACCTGTTGCAAGCGAAGGTAATAGGGGATGAGTCGTATTGGCTCTTGTAATCCGTTGTACCTTAGCCATAccccatatactgtatgtaataccTCATGTATCTATTCCACTACCCTCCTGTgggaaagaaagtacaccctctttAGAATTATATGGTTTTATGTATTAGGACATAAAAATAATCAGCTGGTCTTTAGCAGGTCTTAAATTTAGGTAAATACAACCTCAGATTaacaacacatgacatattAGACGCTGTCATGATTTAACAAAAATAGTgccaaaatggagaagccatgtgtggaaaaactaagTGCACCTTATGATTCAATAAGGTGTAgaaccacctttagcagcaataacttgaAGTAATCATTTTCTGTATGACTGTCAGTCTCTCACATCGTTGTAAAGAGTgagccaaaattcctccacaacaTTGTTTCAGTTCACTGAGGCTTGCAGGcatttttttatgcacagaTCTTAAGGTCCCACCACAGCATTTCAATCAGGTTGAGGTCTGGACTTTGAGTGGTCCATTGAAACaccttgattttctttttcagccattctgtTGTAGATTTGCTGTGTTCTTGGGATTATTGTCCTGTTGCATGACCCAGTTTCAGCCAAGCTTTAGCTGTCGGACAGATGGCCTCACGTTTGACTGTAGAATACTTTGGTATACAGAGGAGCTCATGGTCGACTCGACTGCAAGGTGCCCAGGTCCTATGGCTGCAAAACAAGCCCAAATCACCACCCCTCCACCACTGTGCTTGACAGCTGgctgctgcatttgttttccCCCAAATGTGGCACTGTGCATTATGGCCAAACATCTCCACTTTGGTCTCATCTGTCCAAAGGACATTGTTCCAGAAGTCTTGTGGTTTGTTCACATGCAACTTTGCAAACCTTAGCCATGCTGCCATGTTCTTTTAAGAGAATAGAGGCTTTTTCCTGGCAACCCTTCTAAACAAACCATACTTGTTCAGTCTTTCTAATTGTACTGTCATTAACTTTAACATGCTAACTGAGGCCTGTAGAGTCAGAGATGTAACTTTTTGGGTTTTTGCAATTTCTCTGAACATTGCAGTCTGACCTTGGGGTGGATTTGCTGGGAcagccactcctgggaagattGGCAACTGTCTTGAATGTTTTCCACTTGTGAATAATCTTCCTCACTGTAGAATGATGGCTTTTAAATTGTCTGGAAATGGCCTTATAACCCTCCCCAGATTGATGGGCAGCAACAATTGCTTCTCTAAGAACATCACTGATGTCTTTCCTCCTTGGCACACACCCAAGTGCTCCAGACCAGCAAACTGCcaaaacttctgcttttatagAGGTGTTCACACTTGCTGATGATCAGTTAATCAAGGGCATTTGATTAACAGCACCTGGCTGCTATTTACCCTCTTAATTCCTATGAAGCAGTAAGGGTATACTTAGTTTTTCCACAGatggcttctccattttggctttatttttgttaaatcatGACACAGTGTaatatgtcatgtgttgttgttcatctgaggttgtatttacctaattttaagacctgctaaggaccagatgattttttattatttcctgaTACgtaaaaccatagaattcaaagagggtgtactttcttttttacaaGACTGTATGTAGTCTGGCAGTAAATGTGCCccatttttctacaaagcatttacttttgtttttagcAGAGgctcacattttcttcactgtaaCAGGAACAGCTGGTCATGTAGTGGTTCgaactgctgcatttggactcaaagaccgcaggttcgaatctcacctccagctatagtacctaATAGCCtttagcaaggtatttaccctaaatcgctccagcaaaatgataaataaagagtaaaataaaaatgtcaaaaaaaataaaaacagcagctaaatgaataaatgcaaatgaaatgtggggcagctggtagcgtagtggttagagttgctgcctttagatctgaaagttgcaggtttgatctccacttttggctgtagtacccttgagcaaggtacttaccttaaaattgctccagtaaaattacccagctgtgtaagtggatTGTTAGTTTGTAATAATTGCTACattgacattgtaagtctctttggagaaaacacacactgtccaaaactgcttgtcccaagtggggttgcagagaactggagcctaacctggcaacacagggtgcaaggctggatggggagggaacacaccctggatgggatgccagtccattgcaaggcactgtaagcaggacttgaaacccagacctaCCAGttagcaggacccagccaagtccactATGCTGCTGCacctctctggagaaaagcaaccactaaatgaataaatgtattctcTCGAAACATATAACCTGTTTGTGTGCCAAGtttttaacgttttttttttagcaatgaATTTAATCTGTGGGTTTTGAACAACTGAGTTAAACAGTGAGAGATCTCGAAGTAAACATAGGGACGGAGGCGACTCAGAAAAAGCGCCCAAACCTGTGTGGCCACAGCTACATCACGTGCTAGAGATCTCGAGGCCTTGGTCTGCCCAGGGAGTTGGGGAGCCGTCCCAAGTCACTCCGCAGCCCACACGGAACGGCACACTTGTGAGCTAGCTCATCTTGAATGCTTCCACCGAACATGTACTGAACCCATCACTGTCACAGCTGCAGTCCTCGGTGGGACAAAGCATCCGGCGGAGCACAAAAAAAGGGAACAGGCATTAAAGGCACCAACAAAAATAAAGGCGAAAGAAAGAGAACAACATGAGGAAggaactgctgctgtaccccAGGGCAGCACATTGCACGTCTGTATACGGCTGAACCCTGTGTGGTGCACAAGGTTGTGGCTGTCGGGTGTGATGCTGTGATGTTAGTCTACCTGTTGTCCATTCAGTCAGGACAGGTGGCTCGCTGTGACCATGAGGTGTTCCTCGCCCCTCAGTCCAGCCCAGCGTACGAAATGTAGGAAATAGCAACATGTTTTTTGGTGCTCAGTTTGCTCCTCTATTAGTTTCAGTGTATTGCAGGGGTATCGGCAGTGCCCCgtcacataaatataaatgtgctcAAGCTACATTTGTGACTCATGATCATAGATCCCCACTGTTTTCCCATGCATTCAGCATTCCTGGTTCTTTgttgtgtctgtctctgtgtgttttttttaattttatttgggGGAAGCATCATTGTCTGGAGTTGTCCTTGTTCCCCCTTTGTGCAGTGATGCAGAAAGCCTGGAGAGAGAGGAACCCCCAATCCCGCATCAAGGCAGCCTATCAGGCCATTGAACTCAACAGCGAGTGAGTTCTTTTGAGTGTTTTTACCATGATTCCTTAAGCTATTCCACACTTTATTCCCAGCCTTCATTAGCTCTTTCAGTACCTCGTACACACTGCTTTttactgtgtgcgtgtgtatttttgaACTCTACCCTCTTATTGAGAAGTGACTTTGTCTTTCAGATTTGATTATGTTGCCGTAGTGTGgcaaaagaatattttattgtGGTCATTATTACTGTTAGCAGTAGTGGTTGTAGTAATGATGGTGACAATGGTTCAAGCTCAACCCCTCTCCCCCTGTAGGTGCGCCTCTGCATATGTGCTCTTGGCCGAGGAGGAGGCCACCACCATTGCGGAGGCCGAGCGCCTCTTTAAGCAGGCTCTTAGGAACGGTGAGCAACTCTTAGTAATACAAAATATCATAATAtcgtaacagtaataataactgTTCCAGGGTGTGCCTCAGCACTGTACCAGTGCACTTGAAATATTGCTTTCATTTACCAGTTTCTTGAAGGAGCACTGTCATTTTAGGCAGGTAGCACAAAAGAAATGTTATGAGAAGCAGTGTTTTGTGATGAAAAACTCTCAGGTTAGGGGCCTGTTTGCGACCTTCAAACTCTCATCAGTCTAATCCAGGAAAAACAGTCCAAGTTAAATGGCAGCAACGAGCACATCTGTGTAATCCTCCAGAGGCAaacatggtttttaaaaatgaggtTAAAATACCATGTATCATTGCATGTGCCGTGACTCATGGAGCAATTGGAATTGGTCACTTTGTTAGAAGCTGTGTGCTCATTTACTGGGGGAGGCATGGTTTCATTCTGATTTTGACACCTGTGACTGTCCTCTGCAAAGGGTCACGAAGGAGTTGTGCGCTGTGGCTCTGAGGCTCGCTTTATACACACATTATCTGGTATTGTGTGGTGCTGACGCGGTGCCATCACCTCCCGCAGCTGGAAGAGACACCAACCTGCTGGTGTACATCAAGCGCCGCTTGGCCATGTGCGCACGCAAGCTGGGAAGGGTCAAAGAGGCCGTGAAAATGATCAGAGAGGTGAGTCGtgcttatttaatttgttttgtttgtttattgtgtgAAAGTGacttcttttcctgtttattgGGTATCAGATCTGTGTTTGTACTAAAGCAGTACAAGGGGAAGTGTAAAGAGCAGCTGGTaatctagtggttagagctgctcagttcagatctaaaggttgctggttcacaacCCGCCTATTGGTGTAGGACCCGTGGAGCACAGCACTTgccctgaatcgctccagtaaaacttacccaggtATATAAGCGGCTAAGTAAGTGTCTCTCGCTTTGGAGACATGAATAGATGTAAGTGCAGGGTCCTGGGAAGTGAACTGCTGACATGTTGGCGACAACTGCTTTAAGAGCAGAACATTGTTTTGCTGTTCTACACACCTAGACATAAAGGTtgcaggtgagtcgatgagccCTCTTGGACAGTATTTGGCGCCTTGACCCTACCCTGCTGTGCATTCTCTCCTGTCTCACAGCTGATGAAAGAATTCCCACTACTGGGAATGCTGAATATCCATGAAAACCTGCTAGAGGCGCTTCTCGAGATGCAGGCCTATGCAGACGTGCAGGCGGTGCTGGCGAAATACGATGGTGAGGCTCTGCGAGGGGCTCACATGTTGATGCCTGTGCTTACATAGCGGTGCAGAATTGATGTCAACACCGTCATTCAAGACACCCTTTCCTTGCCTTTTCTTCCCAGATATCAGCCTGCCCAAGTCAGCCACTATATGCTACACGTCTGCCCTGCTCAAAGCACGTGCCGTCTCTGACAAGTAGGTACCCAGCTGGTAGTGCCACCATCTGGATGAGGCCTAGTAGATGACAGGCAGACTATCGCAGCGCTGTCATACGCCGGTTTCTTATATTATAAACAGTCCGGTTACGGATTTTCAAAGATGCAGTCTTCTAGCAGTGTTTTCTTAGCCATTTTCTAACCGATCGATGGCAGTGAAGAACACCCAGACAGAGTAGGAGTGTGTGAGcaccttaattcagctcacttccacagtatttacaccttgtgtttgGTGCTCCTCAGGGTCCATGGTCTAAAACAAGATGACCAACACCTGAAAAACCACTCAACAATGACAATGTAGACAGTAGACaatgtattattacatttagattaaatttaaatgtggtttgaaattaatataaaaattaaatgcagtgtCTTCCAGGGCAATTTTATTTACCGTAAATCTATCTCTTAGATGTTTATAGAACCTAACAGCAAATAAACCAAGGGCTGTCcatgttatttatttctgctttttgttgaTTGGACCTTAGTACTAAAAGTGACTGTGTAGTTACCAACAAGAGGATTTACAAACCGTTGAAGAGCCTGTGTATCGTGGAAAACAAGTGCAGTCACAGATATAGCAGAGCTGTTAGTTCCTTAACTGCAAGCAGTGTTACGGCAGACAGTAGTTGGACTTGTTCTTTCATCATCTGTGCTgcgacccatttatacaggtgggtatcCACAGGGCAAGCGAGCCACACCCCTGGCACTCAAAGCACTCAAACCCCTGCCTTGCAGGTTCTCTCCAGAGGCAGCATCAAGGAGGGGCCTCAGTACGGCTGAGATGAACGCAGTGGAGGCCATCCACAGGGCTGTAGAGTTCAACCCACATGTACCTAAGGTCAGTGTACCCCTCTCACTCCACCTCCATGGAGTGATATTAGCTGCAGCCAACCCCTCCCCATAAAACACTCAGTGTATCCAGTGTATCAGTTAGATGTGCgtgttttatttggaaaaagtAGATGTAgtggcgggggtgcggtggcgcagtgggttggaccgcagtcctgctctccggtgggtctggggttcgagtcccgcttggggtgccttgcggcggactggcgtcctgtcctgggtgtgtccccttccccctccggccttacgccctgtgttgccgggtagactccggttcccgtgaccccgtaagggacaagcggttctgaaaatgacatgacatgacagaTGTAGTGGCTCGTTATTAAATTTGCAGGAATGAACCGCTGTATTATTTACTGTGCTTGGGCCCCCCAGCCAAGGACTGTCCCATACGAGATCCTCTCTCTTGCCAGCCATTTTGTATGAGTGAGACACCAGGGGGTGTCCTTGGCTCAGGAGTGCAGCAAACACCATCTCAAGCACTAAAGATCACTGGGTTGTTCAGCTGTAGTCTAGAGGGGCAAGTCCATGTTTTCCAGCACTCCTTCCTGACTTGGAGCTCAGAACGGAAGGTAAGTGGGTTCAGCTGAGCCGAGTTGATGATTCGCTTAACAGAAACTTCAAGGACTCATTTGTGGCCCTTCAGGCCCACCACTGACCATCCATAGAGAATCTCAGCTGCTGTGTAAGGTATACCTCGTAATAACgcgacatacagtatgtatgggAAAGAACCTCCACTTGAAGATGAAGTTGGCTTAGTTTAAGTATAAgcgtataaataaatatttctctaAGCTgagtactgcaaaaaaaaaatcaggtctGCACATTGTGCATATTCAGTTTAGTTTttcaggtggcacagcagtggtCAGTCGGTTTTAG
Proteins encoded in this window:
- the LOC108928207 gene encoding suppressor of tumorigenicity 7 protein-like isoform X2, translating into MAEAGAASPQSPRFTERLKRCVCCSWPCVCALWVAALLALVCALRSPLKLQEALSAASVFLNTLTPKFYVALTGTSSLISGLILIFEWCYFRKYGTSFIEQVSVSHLRPLLSGGEGGPSPAGLFSVSGDSESRPSVSECKVWRNPLNLFRGSEYSRYTWVTGKEPLTYYDMNLSAQDHQTFFSCDTQQQLRPEDAVMQKAWRERNPQSRIKAAYQAIELNSECASAYVLLAEEEATTIAEAERLFKQALRNAGRDTNLLVYIKRRLAMCARKLGRVKEAVKMIRELMKEFPLLGMLNIHENLLEALLEMQAYADVQAVLAKYDDISLPKSATICYTSALLKARAVSDKFSPEAASRRGLSTAEMNAVEAIHRAVEFNPHVPKHSMRCRCTPKRSCPSLSFSRQACAPSLLCWPCSRTSSLSSWVCSQKRSSALFLYPWDSS
- the LOC108928207 gene encoding suppressor of tumorigenicity 7 protein-like isoform X1 gives rise to the protein MAEAGAASPQSPRFTERLKRCVCCSWPCVCALWVAALLALVCALRSPLKLQEALSAASVFLNTLTPKFYVALTGTSSLISGLILIFEWCYFRKYGTSFIEQVSVSHLRPLLSGGEGGPSPAGLFSVSGDSESRPSVSECKVWRNPLNLFRGSEYSRYTWVTGKEPLTYYDMNLSAQDHQTFFSCDTQQQLRPEDAVMQKAWRERNPQSRIKAAYQAIELNSECASAYVLLAEEEATTIAEAERLFKQALRNAGRDTNLLVYIKRRLAMCARKLGRVKEAVKMIRELMKEFPLLGMLNIHENLLEALLEMQAYADVQAVLAKYDDISLPKSATICYTSALLKARAVSDKFSPEAASRRGLSTAEMNAVEAIHRAVEFNPHVPKYLLEMKSLILPPEHILKRGDSEAVAYAFFHLQHWKRVEGALNLLHCTWEGTFRMIPYPLEKGHLFYPYPGCTESADRELLPSFHEVSVYPKKELPFFILFTAGLCSFTAVLAMLTHQFPELMGVFAKAFFSTLFVPLGFFIDKMESFMPASFWHQLSRI
- the LOC108928207 gene encoding suppressor of tumorigenicity 7 protein-like isoform X3 gives rise to the protein MAEAGAASPQSPRFTERLKRCVCCSWPCVCALWVAALLALVCALRSPLKLQEALSAASVFLNTLTPKFYVALTGTSSLISGLILIFEWCYFRKYGTSFIEQVSVSHLRPLLSGGEGGPSPAGLFSVSGDSESRPSVSECKVWRNPLNLFRGSEYSRYTWVTGKEPLTYYDMNLSAQDHQTFFSCDTQQQLRPEDAVMQKAWRERNPQSRIKAAYQAIELNSECASAYVLLAEEEATTIAEAERLFKQALRNAGRDTNLLVYIKRRLAMCARKLGRVKEAVKMIRELMKEFPLLGMLNIHENLLEALLEMQAYADVQAVLAKYDDISLPKSATICYTSALLKARAVSDKFSPEAASRRGLSTAEMNAVEAIHRAVEFNPHVPKPFCMSETPGGVLGSGVQQTPSQALKITGLFSCSLEGQVHVFQHSFLTWSSERKVSGFS